The Cyclopterus lumpus isolate fCycLum1 chromosome 12, fCycLum1.pri, whole genome shotgun sequence genome window below encodes:
- the dolpp1 gene encoding dolichyldiphosphatase 1 — protein sequence MALEEQCSAPSRWRSISLTHVEFPEGDLTGHLLAYFSLLPIAILVGFVTLIVFKRELHTISFFGGLILNEGVNWVLKHILREPRPCAGTHNTLHTEYGMPSSHSQLMWFFVVYFFLFLYLRMHQTNNARCVDLLWRHILSIILLGTALFVSYSRVYLLYHTWSQVFYGAVAGTTIGVVWFFFTQEMLTPLFPKIAAWPISEYFLVRDTSLIPNILWFEYTVTRSEARNRQRKLGTKLQ from the exons ATGGCGTTGGAAGAGCAGTGCTCGGCACCATCTCGATGGCGGTCCATATCTCTGACACACGTCGAGTTCCCGGAAG GCGATCTGACGGGACACTTGCTGGCCTACTTCAGTCTCCTACCCATTGCGATCCTCGTGGGTTTTGTGACACTCATAGTGTTTAAACGGGAGCTGCACACG attTCCTTCTTTGGTGGCCTAATCCTGAATGAAGGGGTGAACTGGGTGCTGAAGCATATTCTCAGAGAGCCGCGCCCATGTGCAG GAACTCACAATACCCTGCACACAGAATATGGGATGCCCTCCAGTCACTCCCAGCTTATGTGGTTCtttgttgtttacttttttcttttcctttatttaag AATGCATCAAACGAACAATGCTCGATGTGTGGACCTGCTGTGGAGACACATACTGTCCATCATCCTGTTGGGCACGGCCTTATTCGTCTCATACAGCAG GGTCTACCTGTTGTATCACACCTGGAGCCAGGTTTTCTATGGCGCAGTGGCCGGCACTACGATTGGCGTAGTCTGGTTCTTTTTCACACAAGAGATGCTGACACCATTATTCCCCAAAATAGCAGCGTG GCCAATATCAGAGTACTTCCTGGTGCGAGACACAAGTCTGATTCCCAACATCTTGTGGTTTGAGTATACAGTGACCCGATCAGAAGCAAG gAACAGACAACGAAAGCTTGGAACAAAACTTCAGTGA